In Acidisarcina polymorpha, the DNA window CCGCAATCGCTTTCACCGTCGTCATCGGACTGGAGACAGTGAACGGTCCGCTATAGACTGTCGAAGATGTGGTTGGCCTGGAGCCGTCGGTGGTGTAGTAGATCGTTGCATAAGGAGTCGAAGACTCGATCTGTACCGGCACCGGATATATATAAGTTCCACCAAGTCTCGGGAAGGTGGGCGTTGCCGCCTGGCCCAAATCGTGATGGTGAGGGGTCCACCGTTGCTTGATGAATACGCGGGAAGATCGCCGTAGTAACTAGCTACAATGGTGTGTTGTCCACTCGCCGGAAGGCTATCGGTCGTGTAAATAGCACGCCCGGTATTATCCAGGGAAATCTTGGCGAGACTCACTCCATCGACAAGGAAATTGACGATGCCGGTCGGGACGCTGTCTCCGCTCACCGGGGTCACCTTCGCCGTCAAGATGACATTATTCCCCGCCTGATAGCTGGCGCTACTCGAAGTCAGGGTCGTTGTAGTGGATCCATGCAGAGAGAGTTTGGTGATGTATCCGGTATCGTATATTCCTGCTGTAGGGTCGACGGTTTGGAAGGCGCCTTTGGTAACCGGGAAATCCGTCGATTCGGCCCTTCCTGCGACATAGATATTTCCTGCGATATCCGCTGTAATAGAGAGCGGGACATCCTCGGAAAGAGTGGGGGATGCTCCTGCGCCGCCAGCGAGGTACCCGCTTCCGCCGAGGTATGTGGCGTAGAGTAAGCCCGTTCCGGAGCCGTTCAGTTCTGCCACGACGCCAACAATGGGATAGCCCTCCGAGGTGCTCATTCCCGGGAAGGTCGGCTGAAAGGCATCCGGGGTCACCGGAAAGCCAGGTGAGCTGCTAAAACCGGCGACGAGCGCCTGGCCTTGTTGATCGACGGCGATTGCCTGCAAACCATTTCCCGCTCCGAAATAAACGTCGGGCGGCACGAGGTAAGTGCCGTAGATCAGTGCAGTGCCACTGGCGTTCAGCTTGCCAACCCATCCGCCGCCTTTAGATTGAAAGGCGTTGCTGGTCACTGGTCCTGCCGTTGCAATGCCGTACACATTCCCGGAGAGGTCTACCGCAATCGAAACTCCGGGGAAGTAAGTGGAATAAATCAGCTTTGAACCCTCGGCGTTAAGCTTGGTCACAAAGCCCGTGTAATTTTCGTTCGGCGGTATGTTGAGAACCGTCTCATAAGCGCCGGGAGTGGTCGGAAAAGTAGAAGAGTTCGTAAGGCCACCTATGATGGCATTCCCGGAATTATCCAAAAATACAGAGCTCGGACCAACGGAGTCTTGCTTGAGGCTGCCACTTCCGCCCAGGTATGTGGAATAGATAAGCTTTGAGCCCGTCGCATTCAATTTGGTTACAAATCCACTAGCAGGGGCAGTCTCAAAAGCGCCGGGCGTTGTTGGAAAATCAGTGGAGTTCGTACCTCCGGTGACATAAGCATTTCCCGCCGAATCCACTGCAATGCCGCCACCACCTTCCCCCTTACTCCCGCCAAGCAGAGTGGAGTATACAAGGGTAGATCCGGTAGGATCCAACTTGCTCACAAACGCTTTGCCAGCCTTATTCGCCACTCGATCGTAAGCACCCGGAGTCGTTGGGAAATCAAGTGTGTTTACCTGTCCAGTAGCGTAGACGTTTCCTGATGCATCCACTGCAATCTGACTAATATCGCCGCCGATGTAATCCGTTCCCGTCCCCCCAAAGTAAGTGGAGTAGACCAGAGCAGAGCCGGCTGGATTCAGCTTGGTGATAAAAGCCTCATGATTCGAGGGATCATCCGGATTCACGATTGAGTTTGTCTTTTGAAATGCGTCTTTTGTCACCGGGAAGTTAAGCGAACTAGCAGTTCCCGTTACGTAGGTATAACCCTCCGCATCGACCACGACCTGCCGCACTGAATCTCCGGGGGAATCTGGGAACCCGCCCTCGTCAGAGTCGTTTCCGTTCCCGCCCAGATAGGTCGAGTACGCCACCGTGGGGTCGATTACTAACTCACGGCTAGGATCGAAAGCACCTAGCTGAAAATCAACCGTATTCTTCGCCAAAAGTTGGAAACGACCGTCGATCCTC includes these proteins:
- a CDS encoding SBBP repeat-containing protein, coding for MKTFLPMVFSLLTVSPLVTQAQGIDVAAATTAGRNLAPSKLIPAAKAPSRVIKADYSKLPLSFEANQGQTDPRVRFASRGHGYSLFLTDSEAVLALTKRDATHLKTSWAAVKTDVIRMQLAGASRQLRVEGADAFPGKVNYFIGKDPANWHRNVPTFAKVKYRGVYPGVDLVYYGNQRQLEYDFVVAPGADPKVVRLRFAGASKLKLDSDGDLNIVAKNGAVVFHKPVVYQVKDGERERIDGRFQLLAKNTVDFQLGAFDPSRELVIDPTVAYSTYLGGNGNDSDEGGFPDSPGDSVRQVVVDAEGYTYVTGTASSLNFPVTKDAFQKTNSIVNPDDPSNHEAFITKLNPAGSALVYSTYFGGTGTDYIGGDISQIAVDASGNVYATGQVNTLDFPTTPGAYDRVANKAGKAFVSKLDPTGSTLVYSTLLGGSKGEGGGGIAVDSAGNAYVTGGTNSTDFPTTPGAFETAPASGFVTKLNATGSKLIYSTYLGGSGSLKQDSVGPSSVFLDNSGNAIIGGLTNSSTFPTTPGAYETVLNIPPNENYTGFVTKLNAEGSKLIYSTYFPGVSIAVDLSGNVYGIATAGPVTSNAFQSKGGGWVGKLNASGTALIYGTYLVPPDVYFGAGNGLQAIAVDQQGQALVAGFSSSPGFPVTPDAFQPTFPGMSTSEGYPIVGVVAELNGSGTGLLYATYLGGSGYLAGGAGASPTLSEDVPLSITADIAGNIYVAGRAESTDFPVTKGAFQTVDPTAGIYDTGYITKLSLHGSTTTTLTSSSASYQAGNNVILTAKVTPVSGDSVPTGIVNFLVDGVSLAKISLDNTGRAIYTTDSLPASGQHTIVASYYGDLPAYSSSNGGPLTITIWARRQRPPSRDLVELIYIRCRYRSSLRLLMQRSTTPPTAPGQPHLRQSIADRSLSPVR